The DNA window TGTTGTATCTTGCCACCTTCGGCTCGTTCATCGGCTTCTCGGCGGGCTTTGCTATGCTGTCGAAGACTCAGTTTCCCGATGTGCAGATCCTGCACTACGCGTTCTTTGGGCCGTTTATCGGCGCACTGGCGCGCTCTACCGGCGGGGCGATTTCCGACCGACTGGGCGGGACTCGCGTGACGCTGGTGAACTTTGTGGTGATGGCTATTTTCTGCGGCCTGCTGTTCCTGACACTGCCAACGAACGGTGAGGGTGGTAACTTTATCGCCTTCTTCGCGGTATTTATGGTGCTGTTCCTGACTGCCGGTCTGGGTAGTGCTTCAACCTTCCAGATGATCTCGGTTATCTTCCGTAAAATGACCATGGAACGCGTGAAGGCGCAGGGCGGTAGCGAAGCGCAGGCGATGCGCGAAGCGGCCACCGATACGGCGGCGGCGCTGGGCTTTATCTCCGCGATTGGCGCTATCGGCGGGTTCTTCATTCCGAAAGCGTTTGGTATCTCGCTGGATTTGACCGGTTCCCCGGCCGGAGCGATGAAAATCTTCCTGGTGTTCTATATTGCCTGCGTGGTGATTACCTGGGCGGTTTACGGGCGCAAGCAAAAATAATATTTCTTGCTGGACTGGGCGCAACAGAGTTGCGCCCTTTTTATAACGAATAAATGCTGCTCAGAAATAACGCTTCCGGCGAGGAATCCCAACTGGTGATAGGCTTCCCACTGGGCTTCATCGAAAAATTGATCGCCCGTTGTTTGCTGTGGGAACGTGTCATTTCGTCCGGCGTAGCTGGCAGTGGCAAGATCCATCCCCGGCAATAAATGCGGTTTAATAATGAGTAATTGTCCGGTTTTTTTCGCAAAGCCATTGATCTCTGGATAATGAACGATCGCCTGGAGTAAGGCTGGTGAAGGTTGTTTTACTTTTAATGCCGATTGCGAGGTATAGTCGCTGTTAATAGGGGTTTTAAACACAATATCAATTGCCATATCAATTTTGGCTTTACGTACCAGGTTCTCAAGATCGTCGAATAAAAAATGAGGGTCGGCACCACAATCCGCGACGACAATTGAATCTAACCTGCGTTTCAGCAATGGGTAAACGCCCGTATTTTCAAAATGACCGCCATCTGTCAAATACCATTTCTCATTGCTCAATCCGGGGAAGCGGGCGAACATTTCAGCAAAAAGATAAGTTAAATGCGTGTGCGGCCATTTCAATCCAGGCGCATTATCTTTGCGCTTTGCTTGTCGACTGGGAGAGAGGTTTTTTGACCAAAAGCCCAGCCGACCGCCAACTAAATAGATCATAAATGCCAGGCCTGGCGATGTCTTTGAACCCATGCCCGTTGAGACCGCTGCGCCGGAAATAGCAAGCCACTGTGATAGCGTGGTGTGATTGAGGTTCTGCGGGGATTCAGGAAACTGGGTACCGGTTTCAACGCCAAACGAACTGACCGTCAGGGCAATGCCTTTTCGGTCAGCATTATAGTTGTCGCTGCGATCGTCGATGGTCTGGTTAATACAGCTGGTGATTAAATGAATCGGACCGCCGTAATTGTGCGGCGCGTAATTCTCCATTGCCACATCATCGCCCGCCACCGTGGTGGTGATTTTTTCAATTGCATCCATCGCGCCAGGTAACTTGTCATCCAATGGGTTTTGCGGGAAACGCGGTTTGGTCGCTTTATTTTGTTTATGGGGATAGTTTCCTGTTGAGACCCAGGCGCGTTCGATACGCGCCCGATACAGATTATGCAGTGAGCTGAGATTAAGAAACTCAATAAAACGAGGCTGTTTACCTAACAGCCACAGAATAAGTAATGCCGTCAGTGCAGTCATCAAAGGTAAATAATTAAACCCGGCCAGAGGAACGTTCAAAACCGTTGAAATCTCGATCAGAGCAGCACAGACCGTTGTCAGACAAAAAAGCATCAGTAGATAGCCTGCGATGTTTCCGGCAAGCATAAGATTAAATGAGATTCGCTTATTACCGGCTGAAATTCGCGAGAGGAGCCAGTTGATAAGCTGGGTTTCTTTTAGCAGGCGAACTGCCGCTATGCTTAACGGACTGGAAATCAACATTATGCTGGTATTTGGGCCATGAAAGAGCGAAAACCACAGTAAAAATCCCGCCCGGTTAAGTCCCCATAAGGCGGCGAGGAGGGTGATAATCAGTAGATCCCAGGTGAGAGCCTGAGTTAAGGCCAGGCGAAATGCTGCTAAGTCTTTTATCTGCCGAAAGATATGCACCCAGGGAGCCATACAAATAAGCCAGATCAGCAGTGAAAGTTCCCAGGGGACTGGGCTCAAAAAGAGAAAGACCAGGCACAGCAGAACGCTGATGCCCAGCCCAAGGAGAAGCCAGTCCTGGTGTTGACGAAAGTACCAATAGGAAATTGCCAACCAGGCCGCCAGTGCTGCGGGGATCGCCACCAGGAGGGGAAAATGTTTAAGATCTGGAGGAAGCAGAAGTTGTAATTGCAAGGCCAGGCCTGCACAGATAATGCAGAGTAAGGTGACAAAAAATAGCGAGGCGAAAAATGAGCGGAGAATCTGGCCGAAAGAAAGCGCAATATCTCGTGTTCCCGCAGGAGTGAGATAGCGGCCGTTATTGCGTAGCCATCCCAGCAGCAGCGAATTGTCTTTTCCTAAACCCGCTTCGACAGCAAGTGGACCGATCCCTTCCTGATAGCAACGTCCCAGCATTCCCCCCGTATATCCTCCGCCGGAGACCGTTGAGAGATAGTCAAACTTGTGCAGTAGTTCGTTTTTCGCCAGTGCCCTTAGCAACCCGAGGCTGAACGTCGCACTGCGGATTCCGCCACCGGAAAGCGCCAGACCATAAATCCCGGTGCACGGTTTTAATTCTGGCTCGTCACCATGAAGTGCAGCGGTGTCCGATTGATTCTCTGGCCGGAGTAATTTGCGGCGGAGATTAATAGCCTTTTGTTCATTAGCGGGTAATGCATTGAATTTCAATCGAGTATTTTCATTGCACATGGGGATACCATCGAGGGGGGTTAGCGAGACGGTATTTTTAGTGTAGCCAGCCGGGAATCAATGGTGAGGATATATTTTAACGCTTGGGTAAAAGCGGATACCACCTAATAACTGGTTAAGAGTTCATGAAGAGGTAAATAAAGAGAATTTATTATAAAAACCAATAAAAACATATAGATAAAAAATAGATAAATATACCACCTAGGTGGTATTTTTTATTTTCTATATAAATCGTACGGATACCGTGGTTGATCGTTATCAATTCTCTCCCTCTTTCATAGCGTTACCTTCGCTGCAAATCCAGCAATGTCGATTTATCAGAGAGCCGTCAGGCTCCACACAGGAGAGACCCGATGAGTAAATTCCTGGACCGGTTTCGCTACTTCAAACAGAAGGGCGAGACCTTTGCCGATGGGCACGGCCAGCTTCTTAACACCAACCGGGATTGGGAGGATGGATACCGCCAGCGTTGGCAGCACGATAAAGTTGTGCGCTCCACTCACGGTGTAAACTGCACCGGCTCATGCAGCTGGAAGATTTATGTCAAAAATGGCCTCGTCACCTGGGAAACCCAGCAGACTGACTATCCGCGTACCCGTCCGGATCTGCCCAACCACGAACCTCGCGGCTGCCCGCGCGGAGCCAGCTACTCCTGGTATCTCTACAGCGCCAACCGCCTGAAATATCCGCTGATGCGTAAGCGCCTGATGAAAATGTGGCGTGAAGCTAAGGTGCAGCATAGCGATCCAGTCGCTGCCTGGGCTTCCATTATTGAAGATGCCGACAAGGCAAAAAGCTTCAAACAGGCGCGCGGTCGCGGCGGCTTTGTGCGCTCCTCCTGGCAGGAAGTGAACGAGCTGATTGCAGCCTCCAACGTTTACACTGTTAAAACCTACGGCCCGGACCGCGTGGCTGGATTCTCGCCCATTCCGGCCATGTCGATGGTTTCTTACGCCTCCGGCGCACGTTATCTGTCGCTGATTGGCGGCACCTGTCTGAGCTTCTACGACTGGTATTGTGACTTACCTCCTGCGTCGCCGCAGACCTGGGGTGAGCAGACCGATGTTCCGGAATCCGCTGACTGGTACAACTCCAGCTACATCATCGCCTGGGGCTCTAACGTTCCACAAACCCGTACGCCAGATGCGCACTTCTTTACTGAAGTTCGTTATAAAGGCACCAAAACCGTTGCTATCACCCCGGACTACGCCGAAATCGCTAAACTGTGCGACCTGTGGTTGGCACCGAAACAGGGTACTGATGCAGCAATGGCGCTGGCAATGGGTCACGTGATGTTGCGTGAATTCCACCTCGATAAACCAAGTCAGTACTTCACCGACTACGTTCGTCGCTACACCGACTTCCCGATGCTGGTCATGCTTGAAGAGCGCGAAGGTTATTATGCTGCGGGCCGTATGTTGCGTGCTGCTGACCTGGTTGACTCTCTGGGTCAGGAAAATAATCCGGAATGGAAAACCGTCGCGGTTAATACCGACGGCGATATGGTGGCACCGAACGGTTCTATCGGTTTCCGTTGGGGCGAAAAAGGTAAATGGAACCTTGAGCAACGCGACGGTAAATCCGGTGATGAAACCGAACTGCAACTGAGCCTGCTGGGTAGCCATGACGACGTGGCGCAGGTCGGCTTCCCGTACTTTGGCGGCGAAGGCACCGAACACTTCACAAACGTCGAGCTGGAAAATATCCTGCTGCACAAACTGCCGGTGAAACGCCTGCAACTGGCCGACGGCACTACCGCGCTGGTGACCACCGTTTACGACCTGACCATGGCCAACTACGGTCTGGAACGGGGTTTGAGCGATGAAAACTGTGCAACCAGCTACGAAGATATTAAAGCGTACACTCCGGCGTGGGCTGAGAAAATCACCGGTGTTCCGCGCGCGCAGATCATCCGTACCGCGCGTGAATTTGCCGACAACGCAGATAAGACGCACGGTCGTTCGATGATAATCGTCGGCGCTGGCCTGAACCACTGGTATCACCTCGATATGAACTATCGTGGCCTGATCAATATGCTGGTATTCTGCGGTTGTATCGGTCAGAGCGGCGGCGGTTGGGCCCACTACGTCGGTCAGGAAAAACTGCGTCCGCAGACCGGCTGGCAGCCGCTGGCGTTTGCCCTTGACTGGCAGCGTCCGGCGCGCCACATGAACAGCACTTCCTACTTCTACAATCACTCCAGCCAATGGCGTTATGAGTCGGTTACCGCGCAGGAACTGTTGTCACCGATGGCGGATAAATCTCGCTACACCGGTCATCTGCTGGACTTTAACGTCCGTGCAGAACGTATGGGCTGGCTGCCGTCTGCACCGCAGTTAGGCACAAACCCACTGCGTATTGTTGATGATGCGAAGAAAGCCGAGATGGATCCGGTTGATTACACCGTTAAGGCGCTGAAAGAAGGCACCATTCGTTTTGCGGCTGAACAGCCGGAAAACGGTAAAAACCATCCACGTAACCTGTTCATCTGGCGCTCTAACCTGCTGGGCTCTTCCGGTAAAGGCCATGAATACATGCTGAAATATCTGCTGGGTACCGAACACGGTATACAGGGGCTGGATCTCGGCAAGCAGGGCGGTCTGAAGCCAGAAGAAGTGGAATGGCAGGATAACGGCCTCGACGGTAAATTGGATCTGGTGGTCACGCTGGACTTCCGTCTGTCGAGCACCTGTCTGTATTCCGATATCGTGCTGCCAACGGCAACCTGGTATGAAAAAGACGACATGAATACGTCGGATATGCATCCGTTTATTCACCCGCTGTCCGCCGCCGTTGACCCGGCCTGGGAATCGAAAAGCGACTGGGAAATTTACAAAGGCATCGCGAAGAAATTCTCTGAAGTCTGCGTGGGCCATCTTGGTCAGGAAACGGATATTGTTACGCTGCCAATCCAGCACGACTCTGCGGCCGAACTGGCACAGCCGTTAGATGTGAAGGACTGGAAAAAAGGCGAATGTGACCTGATCCCAGGTAAAACCGCACCGCACATTATCCCGGTTCAACGTGATTATCCGGCAACCTACGAGCGCTTTACCTCCATCGGGCCATTGATGGAAAAAATCGGTAACGGCGGTAAAGGAATTGCCTGGAACACCCAGAGCGAAATGGATCTGCTGCGTAAGCTCAACTACACCAAAGCAGAAGGCCCGGCGAAAGGCCAGCCGATGCTGGATACCGCGATTGACGCAGCCGAAATGATCCTCACCCTGGCGCCGGAAACCAACGGTCAGGTGGCGGTGAAAGCCTGGGCGGCGCTCAGCGAGTTTACCGGTCGCGATCACACGCACCTGGCGCTCAATAAAGAAGACGAAAAAATTCGCTTCCGTGATATTCAGGCGCAGCCGCGCAAGATTATCTCCAGCCCAACCTGGTCCGGTCTGGAAGACGAACACGTCTCCTACAACGCCGGTTATACCAACGTTCATGAACTGATCCCATGGCGTACCCTGTCTGGTCGTCAGTCCTTATATCAGGATCACCAGTGGATGCGTGATTTTGGTGAAAGTCTGCTGGTCTACCGTCCGCCGATCGATACCCGTTCGGTGAAAGAGGTGATGGGCAAGAAATCAAACGGCAACCCGGAGAAGGCGCTGAACTTCCTGACGCCGCACCAGAAATGGGGTATTCACTCAACCTACAGCGACAACCTGCTGATGCTGACTTTAGGTCGCGGTGGTCCGGTGGTGTGGATGAGTGAAGAAGATGCCAAAGAGATCGGTATTGAAGATAACGACTGGATTGAAGTCTTCAACAACAACGGTGCACTGACCGCGCGTGCGGTAGTCAGCCAACGTGTACCGGCCGGGATGACCATGATGTACCACGCGCAGGAACGTATTGTGAACCTGCCGGGTTCAGAAATTACCGGTCAACGCGGCGGTATCCATAACTCGGTGACCCGCATCACGCCAAAACCGACCCATATGATCGGCGGCTATGCGCAGCTGGCCTACAGCTTTAACTACTACGGTACCGTAGGGTCGAACCGTGATGAGTTTGTGGTGGTACGTAAGATGAAGAACATTGACTGGTTGGACGGCGAAGGCAATGACCAGGTACAGGAGAGCGTAAAATGAAAATTCGTTCACAAGTCGGCATGGTGCTGAATCTCGATAAATGCATCGGTTGCCACACCTGCTCGGTCACCTGTAAAAACGTCTGGACCAGCCGTGAAGGCACCGAGTACGCATGGTTCAACAACGTTGAAACCAAGCCGGGCACCGGATTCCCGACCGACTGGGAAGACCAGGAGAAGTACAAAGGCGGTTGGATCCGTAAAATCAACGGCAAGCTGGTGCCGCGCATGGGTAACAAAGCGCTGCTGCTGGGTAAAATCTTCGCTAACCCGCATCTGCCGGGTCTGGATGATTATTACGAACCGTTTGATTTTGACTACCAGACGCTGCACAACGCACCGGCTGATAGCAAAGCTCAGCCGATTGCACGTCCACGTTCGCTGATTACCGGCAAGCGCATGGACAAAATCACCAAGGGGCCGAACTGGGAAGATGACCTCGGCGGTGAGTTCGAGAAGCTGTCGAAAGACAAAAACTTCGAGAACATGCAAAAAGCTATGTACGGCCAGTTCGAGAACACCTTCATGATGTACCTGCCGCGCCTTTGCGAGCACTGTCTGAACCCGGCGTGCGTTGCAACGTGCCCAAGCGGTGCGATTTACAAGCGTGAAGAAGACGGCATCGTTCTCATCGATCAGGACAAGTGCCGCGGCTGGCGTATGTGCATCACTGGCTGCCCGTACAAAAAAATCTACTTCAACTGGAAGAGCGGCAAGTCTGAAAAATGTATCTTCTGCTATCCGCGTATTGAAGCGGGTCAGCCGACCGTGTGTTCAGAAACCTGCGTAGGCCGTATTCGTTACCTCGGCGTGCTGCTGTACGACGCGGACGCAATCGAAACCGCAGCCAGCACCGAGAACGAGAAAGATCTGTATCAGCGTCAACTGGACGTGTTTCTCGATCCGAACGATCCAAAAGTGATTGAGCAGGCGCAGAAAGACGGTATTCCGCTGAGCGTGATTGACGCGGCGCAGAAATCGCCGGTTTATAAAATGGCGATGGACTGGAAGCTGGCGCTGCCGCTGCACCCGGAATACCGCACGCTGCCGATGGTCTGGTATGTGCCGCCGCTGTCACCCATTCAGTCCGCCGCCGATGCGGGTGAACTGGGCAGCAACGGTATCCTGCCTGACGTTGAAAGCCTGCGTATCCCCGTTCAGTACCTGGCGAACCTGCTGACCGCAGGCGACACCCAGCCAGTACTGCTGGCGCTGAAACGTATGCTGGCGATGCGTCACTTCAAACGTACGGAAACTGTTGATGGCGTTATCGATACCCGTGCGCTGGAAGAGGTGGGTCTGACCGAAGCGCAGGCGCAGGAAATGTACCGTTACCTGGCGATTGCCAACTACGAAGATCGCTTTGTGGTGCCAAGCAGTCACCGTGAACAAGCGCGCGAAGCGTTCCCGGAGAAAAACGGTTGTGGCTTTAGCTTCGGCGACGGCTGCCACGGTTCTGATACCAAGTTTAATCTGTTCAACAGTCGCCGTATTGACTCGGTGGATGTGAGCAGCAAAACGGAGCCGCACGCATGATTGAACTTGTGATTGTGTCACGCTTGCTCGAGTACCCTGATGCTGCTTTATGGCAGCATCAGGACGAACTCTTCGACGTTCTGTCTGAATCAGAAAAACTGGAGCCCGCAGATGCCCAGGCCCTGGGCGTCTTCCTGCGCGATTTAACCGCGCAGGATCTATTGGATGCTCAGGCCGCTTACAGCGAACTGTTTGATCGCGGCCGCGCAACCTCGCTGCTGCTGTTTGAACACGTGCATGGCGAATCCCGTGACCGTGGACAGGCGATGGTCGATCTGCTGAACCAGTACGAACAGCACGGTCTGATGCTTGATAGCCGCGAGCTGCCGGATCATCTGCCGCTGTATCTGGAATATCTGGCGCAGCTGCCGGAGAGCGAAGCGATTGGCGGTTTACAGGATATTGCGCCGATTCTGGCGCTGCTCTGTGCCCGTCTTCAACAGCGTGAGAGCCGTTATGCGGTGCTGTTTGATCAGCTGCTGAAGCTTGCCAATAGTGCGGTAGATGAAGCGAAAGTGGCGGAGAAAATTGCGGACGAAGCCCGTGACGACACGCCGCAGGCGCTGGATGCGGTCTGGGAAGAAGAGCAGGTCAAATTCTTTGCCGATCAGGGTTGCGGTGAGTCGGAAATTTCGAATCACCAGCGTCGTTTTGCCGGAGCCGTTGCCCCGCAATATCTGA is part of the Klebsiella huaxiensis genome and encodes:
- a CDS encoding patatin-like phospholipase family protein; the protein is MCNENTRLKFNALPANEQKAINLRRKLLRPENQSDTAALHGDEPELKPCTGIYGLALSGGGIRSATFSLGLLRALAKNELLHKFDYLSTVSGGGYTGGMLGRCYQEGIGPLAVEAGLGKDNSLLLGWLRNNGRYLTPAGTRDIALSFGQILRSFFASLFFVTLLCIICAGLALQLQLLLPPDLKHFPLLVAIPAALAAWLAISYWYFRQHQDWLLLGLGISVLLCLVFLFLSPVPWELSLLIWLICMAPWVHIFRQIKDLAAFRLALTQALTWDLLIITLLAALWGLNRAGFLLWFSLFHGPNTSIMLISSPLSIAAVRLLKETQLINWLLSRISAGNKRISFNLMLAGNIAGYLLMLFCLTTVCAALIEISTVLNVPLAGFNYLPLMTALTALLILWLLGKQPRFIEFLNLSSLHNLYRARIERAWVSTGNYPHKQNKATKPRFPQNPLDDKLPGAMDAIEKITTTVAGDDVAMENYAPHNYGGPIHLITSCINQTIDDRSDNYNADRKGIALTVSSFGVETGTQFPESPQNLNHTTLSQWLAISGAAVSTGMGSKTSPGLAFMIYLVGGRLGFWSKNLSPSRQAKRKDNAPGLKWPHTHLTYLFAEMFARFPGLSNEKWYLTDGGHFENTGVYPLLKRRLDSIVVADCGADPHFLFDDLENLVRKAKIDMAIDIVFKTPINSDYTSQSALKVKQPSPALLQAIVHYPEINGFAKKTGQLLIIKPHLLPGMDLATASYAGRNDTFPQQTTGDQFFDEAQWEAYHQLGFLAGSVISEQHLFVIKRAQLCCAQSSKKYYFCLRP
- a CDS encoding nitrate reductase subunit alpha, with the protein product MSKFLDRFRYFKQKGETFADGHGQLLNTNRDWEDGYRQRWQHDKVVRSTHGVNCTGSCSWKIYVKNGLVTWETQQTDYPRTRPDLPNHEPRGCPRGASYSWYLYSANRLKYPLMRKRLMKMWREAKVQHSDPVAAWASIIEDADKAKSFKQARGRGGFVRSSWQEVNELIAASNVYTVKTYGPDRVAGFSPIPAMSMVSYASGARYLSLIGGTCLSFYDWYCDLPPASPQTWGEQTDVPESADWYNSSYIIAWGSNVPQTRTPDAHFFTEVRYKGTKTVAITPDYAEIAKLCDLWLAPKQGTDAAMALAMGHVMLREFHLDKPSQYFTDYVRRYTDFPMLVMLEEREGYYAAGRMLRAADLVDSLGQENNPEWKTVAVNTDGDMVAPNGSIGFRWGEKGKWNLEQRDGKSGDETELQLSLLGSHDDVAQVGFPYFGGEGTEHFTNVELENILLHKLPVKRLQLADGTTALVTTVYDLTMANYGLERGLSDENCATSYEDIKAYTPAWAEKITGVPRAQIIRTAREFADNADKTHGRSMIIVGAGLNHWYHLDMNYRGLINMLVFCGCIGQSGGGWAHYVGQEKLRPQTGWQPLAFALDWQRPARHMNSTSYFYNHSSQWRYESVTAQELLSPMADKSRYTGHLLDFNVRAERMGWLPSAPQLGTNPLRIVDDAKKAEMDPVDYTVKALKEGTIRFAAEQPENGKNHPRNLFIWRSNLLGSSGKGHEYMLKYLLGTEHGIQGLDLGKQGGLKPEEVEWQDNGLDGKLDLVVTLDFRLSSTCLYSDIVLPTATWYEKDDMNTSDMHPFIHPLSAAVDPAWESKSDWEIYKGIAKKFSEVCVGHLGQETDIVTLPIQHDSAAELAQPLDVKDWKKGECDLIPGKTAPHIIPVQRDYPATYERFTSIGPLMEKIGNGGKGIAWNTQSEMDLLRKLNYTKAEGPAKGQPMLDTAIDAAEMILTLAPETNGQVAVKAWAALSEFTGRDHTHLALNKEDEKIRFRDIQAQPRKIISSPTWSGLEDEHVSYNAGYTNVHELIPWRTLSGRQSLYQDHQWMRDFGESLLVYRPPIDTRSVKEVMGKKSNGNPEKALNFLTPHQKWGIHSTYSDNLLMLTLGRGGPVVWMSEEDAKEIGIEDNDWIEVFNNNGALTARAVVSQRVPAGMTMMYHAQERIVNLPGSEITGQRGGIHNSVTRITPKPTHMIGGYAQLAYSFNYYGTVGSNRDEFVVVRKMKNIDWLDGEGNDQVQESVK
- the narH gene encoding nitrate reductase subunit beta; protein product: MKIRSQVGMVLNLDKCIGCHTCSVTCKNVWTSREGTEYAWFNNVETKPGTGFPTDWEDQEKYKGGWIRKINGKLVPRMGNKALLLGKIFANPHLPGLDDYYEPFDFDYQTLHNAPADSKAQPIARPRSLITGKRMDKITKGPNWEDDLGGEFEKLSKDKNFENMQKAMYGQFENTFMMYLPRLCEHCLNPACVATCPSGAIYKREEDGIVLIDQDKCRGWRMCITGCPYKKIYFNWKSGKSEKCIFCYPRIEAGQPTVCSETCVGRIRYLGVLLYDADAIETAASTENEKDLYQRQLDVFLDPNDPKVIEQAQKDGIPLSVIDAAQKSPVYKMAMDWKLALPLHPEYRTLPMVWYVPPLSPIQSAADAGELGSNGILPDVESLRIPVQYLANLLTAGDTQPVLLALKRMLAMRHFKRTETVDGVIDTRALEEVGLTEAQAQEMYRYLAIANYEDRFVVPSSHREQAREAFPEKNGCGFSFGDGCHGSDTKFNLFNSRRIDSVDVSSKTEPHA
- the narJ gene encoding nitrate reductase molybdenum cofactor assembly chaperone, with the protein product MIELVIVSRLLEYPDAALWQHQDELFDVLSESEKLEPADAQALGVFLRDLTAQDLLDAQAAYSELFDRGRATSLLLFEHVHGESRDRGQAMVDLLNQYEQHGLMLDSRELPDHLPLYLEYLAQLPESEAIGGLQDIAPILALLCARLQQRESRYAVLFDQLLKLANSAVDEAKVAEKIADEARDDTPQALDAVWEEEQVKFFADQGCGESEISNHQRRFAGAVAPQYLNISNGGQQ